The following is a genomic window from Tsukamurella pulmonis.
TCCCATCGATGTAATTACTTGCATGGAATCTTGCCTAACGTGGTACAGTTCTCAGCAAGACAACACGCCGTGACCTGCAGAATTGGCCAAACCGTCTCGCCTCGCTCTCGCGAGCGAGACGGACGTCACATCAGTCACTTGCGTTTCGGATGGAGATAACCGCGTCGGGCAGAAAGTCGCAGTTCACACGGTGTTTCTGCGCAGATTTCGGCTGTTACCGCGATAGCGTGGAACGCAGGGATCGATCGAGGATATGGAGGCGATCTGGGTGACGGCACTCTTCTCGCAGGCCGAGGCGAACCCGGTGATGGTTGCGCTGACACGACTGGCGCACGGCTGGTCGAAGAAGCGGCTCGCTGAGGAGGCCGGGATCTCCGGATCGCACGTCACCCGGGTCGAGGCTGGCGCTCTGCCGCTGGCAGGTAAGGCGCTCGACGATTACGCCCGGGCGTTGCAATGCCCGGTCGAGGCGCTGTGCGTCGCGTTCGAGCGCTCACCTGCGCAGGGCACGCACTTCCGCGCCAACGCCACCACAGCGGAGTGGAAACGTGACCGCGTCTGGGCGCGCGCCAACCTGGTCGCGATGCGGCTAGGCCGGGTCGTCGCCCACACCGATCTCGATCCGGAACTGGCGCTGCCCGATCTCGACCCCGGGGACTACGCCGCCGATCTCGGCGAAATCACGGTCGCGCAAGTCCTGCGCCGGCTCTGGCGCATCGCCGGCCCCATCCGGTCGATGACCGAACTGCTGGAAGCGGCCGGGGTCTTCGTCGTCGTCGAGGACTTCCACGACCGCGAGATCGACGCGGTCACCCTACGCGCCACCGCGCATCACCCGCACCTGGTGTACGTCAACGCCGCACTACCGCCGGACCGGATGCGCATGACCCTCGCGCACGAACTCGGGCACCTGGTGATGGATGCGATGACCCTGGTCAGCCCCACCGAAACCGAGCGACGGGCAAATGTCTTCGCCGCCGAGTTCCTCGCCCCGGTCGACGACATCGGCCCGGCGCTGGACCGGGTCTCGACCCGGACCGTGCACGAGCTCGACGAGCTGCGCCTGGACTGGGGCGTGAGCGAGTCCTCGCTCGTTGTCCGAGCACGCGAGCGCGGCGTGCTCTCCGACCGGCAGTACCGGGCGATGTTCCGACTACTCAACGAAACCGGCCGGATGTACGGCACCCGGCCCGGTGTCCCGACCGAGACACCCGAGCTCGCCCGCGATGTTCTCGCCCAGCTCGCCACCGACGGATACAGCACCACCGAGCTCGACGCCCTGACACTGCTCACCGCCGAGAACCGCACCAGCCTGTTCGGCGCACCCGAGGGTGCCACCGCCGGCAGCCGTCACCTGACCGTCGTCTAACAGCGCGGGGGACGCCAGGGATGTCACGGTGGGGCTGGAACAGCAAGGACGCGGTCAAAGACCACCACTGGCGCGTCCCGCACGGGTCGAACAAGGCAGTGCAGGCCAAAGAGCAGGACGACGCCGCAGGCGGCCGCCACAACCGTGCCATCCGCACCGCACCGAACGCGCTGGGGCGGGTGGTCC
Proteins encoded in this region:
- a CDS encoding ImmA/IrrE family metallo-endopeptidase, which produces MTALFSQAEANPVMVALTRLAHGWSKKRLAEEAGISGSHVTRVEAGALPLAGKALDDYARALQCPVEALCVAFERSPAQGTHFRANATTAEWKRDRVWARANLVAMRLGRVVAHTDLDPELALPDLDPGDYAADLGEITVAQVLRRLWRIAGPIRSMTELLEAAGVFVVVEDFHDREIDAVTLRATAHHPHLVYVNAALPPDRMRMTLAHELGHLVMDAMTLVSPTETERRANVFAAEFLAPVDDIGPALDRVSTRTVHELDELRLDWGVSESSLVVRARERGVLSDRQYRAMFRLLNETGRMYGTRPGVPTETPELARDVLAQLATDGYSTTELDALTLLTAENRTSLFGAPEGATAGSRHLTVV